One Nocardioides luti DNA window includes the following coding sequences:
- a CDS encoding FAD-dependent monooxygenase: MAESQSPTVERVLVVGGGIAGGVLSLALAQQGVQVVLVDLRSTLTGVGHGITLQGNALKAFRSVGIYDQLAEHGFPFNHLRLKTADGGHVIAEIPTPPMGGPDLPGTMGAVRGDIADILAVEVEKAGVDVRLETTLTAIDDHGDSVTVTLSDGSTETVDLLVGADGIRSKVRSMIGIDTEPHAVGMGIWRTVAKRPAAMDCSELYYGGPKYKAGYTPISEDLCYAFLLEENLDRSFVGEGPNGALLKERGAGYGGIWGEVRDSLADDAIVNYQWIEAICVDAPWHRGRSIIIGDAAHACPPLIAQGAAMCAEDAVVLAEMLTSGDFASVDEVLPAFMERRFPRVKMVLDNSLQLAEWEIHPETPGADPGRIMGQTLHALVAPA, from the coding sequence ATGGCCGAGTCCCAGAGCCCCACCGTCGAGCGCGTCCTCGTGGTCGGCGGCGGCATCGCCGGCGGCGTGCTGTCCCTCGCCCTCGCGCAGCAGGGTGTCCAGGTGGTGCTCGTCGACCTCCGCAGCACCCTGACCGGCGTCGGCCACGGCATCACGCTCCAGGGCAACGCGCTCAAGGCCTTCCGCTCCGTCGGCATCTACGACCAGCTCGCCGAGCACGGCTTCCCCTTCAACCACCTGCGGCTCAAGACCGCCGACGGCGGTCACGTGATCGCGGAGATCCCCACGCCGCCGATGGGCGGGCCCGACCTGCCCGGCACGATGGGCGCGGTCCGCGGCGACATCGCCGACATCCTCGCGGTCGAGGTCGAGAAGGCGGGCGTCGACGTACGCCTCGAGACCACGCTCACCGCGATCGACGACCACGGCGACTCCGTCACGGTGACACTGTCCGACGGCTCGACCGAGACCGTCGACCTGCTCGTCGGCGCCGACGGCATCCGCTCCAAGGTCCGCTCCATGATCGGCATCGACACCGAGCCGCACGCGGTCGGCATGGGCATCTGGCGCACGGTCGCGAAGCGGCCGGCCGCGATGGACTGCTCGGAGCTCTACTACGGCGGCCCGAAGTACAAGGCCGGCTACACCCCCATCTCCGAGGACCTCTGCTACGCCTTCCTGCTCGAGGAGAACCTCGACCGCTCCTTCGTCGGCGAGGGCCCGAACGGCGCGCTGCTCAAGGAGCGCGGGGCCGGGTACGGCGGCATCTGGGGCGAGGTGCGCGACTCCCTGGCGGACGACGCGATCGTGAACTACCAGTGGATCGAGGCGATCTGCGTCGACGCCCCCTGGCACCGCGGCCGCTCGATCATCATCGGCGACGCCGCCCACGCCTGCCCGCCGCTGATCGCCCAGGGCGCGGCCATGTGCGCCGAGGACGCCGTGGTGCTGGCGGAGATGCTGACGTCGGGTGACTTCGCGTCCGTCGACGAGGTGCTGCCGGCGTTCATGGAGCGCCGCTTCCCCCGCGTGAAGATGGTGCTCGACAACAGCCTCCAGCTCGCCGAGTGGGAGATCCACCCGGAGACGCCCGGCGCCGACCCCGGCCGGATCATGGGCCAGACCCTGCACGCCCTCGTCGCTCCAGCCTGA
- a CDS encoding sugar ABC transporter substrate-binding protein, which produces MQHRSKSRAALAAMAVCSLTLLAACGGGDTQPAAGSDTSAGSGSGGKTIVFSPLGLQIPAMKQLSEGVQGYGKSKGYDVIVQDPKLDPQKQVTDLQTVIESGKAAGVWSIAIAPPSMSALVKTALDKGVPMILNGTPADYGLDGLEPGVSFSTIDYAAEGKAAGEELGNCINERYDGAGKVIFTESAAGTAGKAEFEGAVKDALAATAPDAEIVATTTVSDRTAAQTDIGSALQGNPDVNAVFGQNDEGALGAVGAFKAAGKDIPCITEGGGNEESLAAVKSGDIYAVVALQFAADMTQSFDALTKMIDDPSATGVQLTVPQEVVKADG; this is translated from the coding sequence ATGCAGCACCGTTCGAAGAGCCGCGCGGCCCTCGCCGCGATGGCCGTCTGCAGCCTGACGCTGCTCGCCGCCTGTGGCGGCGGCGACACCCAGCCGGCTGCCGGCTCCGACACCAGCGCCGGCTCGGGTTCCGGCGGGAAGACCATCGTCTTCTCCCCGCTGGGCCTCCAGATCCCCGCCATGAAGCAGCTCTCCGAGGGCGTGCAGGGCTACGGCAAGAGCAAGGGCTACGACGTCATCGTCCAGGACCCGAAGCTCGACCCCCAGAAGCAGGTCACCGACCTCCAGACCGTCATCGAGTCGGGCAAGGCCGCCGGCGTGTGGTCGATCGCGATCGCCCCGCCGTCGATGTCCGCCCTGGTCAAGACCGCCCTCGACAAGGGTGTCCCGATGATCCTCAACGGCACCCCGGCCGACTACGGCCTGGACGGCCTCGAGCCCGGCGTCTCCTTCTCCACCATCGACTACGCCGCCGAGGGCAAGGCCGCCGGCGAGGAGCTCGGCAACTGCATCAACGAGCGGTACGACGGCGCCGGCAAGGTGATCTTCACCGAGTCCGCCGCCGGCACCGCGGGCAAGGCCGAGTTCGAGGGCGCCGTCAAGGACGCGCTCGCCGCCACCGCCCCCGACGCCGAGATCGTCGCCACCACGACGGTCAGCGACCGCACCGCCGCCCAGACCGACATCGGCAGCGCCCTCCAGGGCAACCCCGACGTCAACGCCGTCTTCGGCCAGAACGACGAGGGCGCGCTCGGCGCCGTCGGCGCCTTCAAGGCCGCCGGCAAGGACATCCCCTGCATCACCGAGGGTGGCGGCAACGAGGAGAGCCTCGCGGCGGTCAAGTCCGGCGACATCTACGCCGTCGTCGCGCTGCAGTTCGCGGCCGACATGACCCAGTCCTTCGACGCGCTGACCAAGATGATCGACGACCCGTCGGCCACCGGTGTCCAGCTGACCGTCCCGCAGGAAGTCGTGAAGGCAGACGGGTGA
- a CDS encoding ATP-binding cassette domain-containing protein, with product MTTTPSSTGTPALQLSNIEMHYGFVRALDGIDMHVNPGEVVALLGDNGAGKSTLLKVMSGAHKPSHGSIRVHGTEHSFSAPSDASSAGIQMVYQDLALVEPQDISTNLNMGQETLRRGPLGWLGFVDRKAMRRSSEAELDRLGVRTAPMTRPVEMLSGGQRQVVALARSAIRVNGESQGILLLDEPTAALGYEQTKNVEALIRRMADAGIAIVIVTHDLPLCYEVADRIVILNRGKKVADVPAATTDRDHVVGWITGSRASMFDAAPAR from the coding sequence ATGACCACGACCCCCTCCAGCACCGGCACGCCGGCCCTGCAGCTCAGCAACATCGAGATGCACTACGGCTTCGTCCGGGCGCTCGACGGCATCGACATGCACGTGAACCCGGGCGAGGTCGTGGCCCTGCTGGGCGACAACGGCGCCGGCAAGTCCACGCTCCTCAAGGTGATGTCGGGGGCGCACAAGCCCTCGCACGGCAGCATCCGCGTGCACGGGACCGAGCACAGCTTCAGCGCCCCCAGCGACGCGTCCTCCGCCGGCATCCAGATGGTCTACCAGGACCTGGCGCTCGTGGAGCCGCAGGACATCTCCACCAACCTCAACATGGGCCAGGAGACGCTGCGCCGCGGCCCGCTCGGCTGGCTGGGCTTCGTCGACCGCAAGGCGATGCGGCGCAGCTCCGAGGCCGAGCTGGACCGCCTCGGCGTCCGCACCGCGCCGATGACCCGGCCGGTCGAGATGCTGTCCGGCGGCCAGCGCCAGGTCGTCGCCCTGGCCCGCAGCGCGATCCGCGTCAACGGCGAGTCGCAGGGCATCCTGCTGCTCGACGAGCCGACCGCCGCGCTGGGCTACGAGCAGACCAAGAACGTCGAGGCGCTGATCCGCCGGATGGCCGACGCGGGCATCGCGATCGTGATCGTCACCCACGACCTCCCGCTCTGCTACGAGGTCGCGGACCGCATCGTGATCCTCAACCGGGGCAAGAAGGTCGCCGACGTGCCCGCCGCGACCACCGACCGCGACCACGTGGTCGGCTGGATCACCGGCTCGCGGGCCTCGATGTTCGACGCCGCTCCGGCGCGCTGA
- a CDS encoding LysR family transcriptional regulator — MTLGGTDLNLLLSLKVLLEEGNVTRAGVRLELSQPAMSAALARLRRRFDDELLVRAGRDYELTPFAKDLLPEVQHAVRLLGRALHLEDEFDPATSERVFRLSMSDYAIAVVHEPLLRLLRATAPGVRLTISNLGPESRSSERVLLDHDALIAPLGFGFPGDSRPLWKDRMVLIADRANARLRDGAFTLDDLAELAYAVPSFGPGVLTPADRAFGELGIDRRIALQVAGFLPLPFVIAGTEMVALVPEMLARIHVRDDGPLVVVEPPMEEIVLAEGYWFAPDRLSDPAHLWFFDRLDELAVELAAGG, encoded by the coding sequence ATGACCCTGGGCGGGACCGACCTCAACCTGCTGCTGTCGCTCAAGGTCCTTCTCGAGGAGGGCAACGTGACCCGCGCCGGCGTCCGCCTCGAGCTGAGCCAGCCCGCGATGAGCGCCGCCCTGGCCCGGCTGCGCCGCCGCTTCGACGACGAGCTGCTCGTGCGGGCAGGGCGCGACTACGAGCTGACGCCGTTCGCGAAGGACCTGCTCCCGGAGGTCCAGCACGCCGTGCGCCTGCTGGGCCGGGCCCTGCACCTCGAGGACGAGTTCGACCCCGCGACCAGCGAGCGGGTCTTCCGGCTCTCGATGAGCGACTACGCCATCGCGGTCGTCCACGAGCCGCTGCTGCGGCTGCTGCGCGCCACGGCCCCCGGCGTACGCCTCACGATCTCCAACCTCGGCCCCGAGTCCCGCTCCTCGGAGCGGGTCCTGCTCGACCACGACGCCCTGATCGCCCCGCTCGGCTTCGGCTTCCCCGGGGACTCGCGGCCGCTGTGGAAGGACCGGATGGTGCTGATCGCCGACCGCGCGAACGCCCGCCTGCGCGACGGCGCCTTCACCCTCGACGACCTCGCCGAGCTGGCGTACGCCGTCCCGAGCTTCGGCCCCGGCGTCCTCACCCCCGCCGACCGGGCCTTCGGCGAGCTCGGCATCGACCGCCGCATCGCCCTCCAGGTCGCGGGCTTCCTGCCGCTACCGTTCGTCATCGCCGGCACCGAGATGGTCGCCCTGGTCCCCGAGATGCTCGCCCGGATCCACGTGCGCGACGACGGCCCGCTGGTGGTCGTGGAGCCCCCAATGGAGGAGATCGTGCTCGCCGAGGGCTACTGGTTCGCCCCCGACCGGCTCTCCGACCCGGCGCACCTGTGGTTCTTCGACCGGCTCGACGAGCTTGCCGTTGAGCTGGCTGCTGGTGGCTGA
- a CDS encoding alpha/beta hydrolase translates to MPVHEEVASRFHLLEGIPSIQAAMADPEMDRRMREFMAPPVDAAPDVPTRDLTVPGPHGPVPVRVYGDASASTARPALVWMHGGAFMMGDLDMGEADRTGREVCARAEAVVVSVDYRLAVGGVHHPVPLDDVVAAVRWVRDSAAELGVDPSRISVGGASAGGNLATAATLRLRDEDGWLPAALLPVYPVQHVQLPDPSPELRDRLTEVPPMLMFTPEATAGINSNYLGGPPELADGYAFPALADLTGLCPVVLVNAEYDDLRSSGEAFTQQLEDAGVAVHQHLATGMLHGFLNLSARLEPVDQVLDLMAATVADPLSPVTTS, encoded by the coding sequence ATGCCCGTCCACGAGGAGGTCGCCTCCCGCTTCCACCTGCTCGAGGGCATCCCCTCGATCCAGGCGGCCATGGCCGACCCGGAGATGGACCGCCGGATGCGCGAGTTCATGGCGCCGCCGGTGGATGCGGCACCCGACGTACCCACCCGGGACCTGACGGTGCCGGGCCCGCACGGCCCGGTCCCCGTCCGGGTGTACGGCGACGCCTCGGCGTCGACGGCCCGGCCGGCGCTCGTGTGGATGCACGGCGGCGCCTTCATGATGGGCGACCTCGACATGGGCGAGGCCGACCGCACCGGGCGCGAGGTCTGCGCCCGGGCGGAAGCGGTCGTCGTCAGCGTGGACTACCGCCTCGCCGTCGGCGGCGTGCACCACCCGGTGCCGCTCGACGACGTCGTGGCGGCCGTGCGCTGGGTCCGGGACAGCGCCGCCGAGCTGGGCGTCGACCCATCGCGGATCAGCGTCGGCGGCGCCAGCGCCGGCGGCAACCTCGCCACCGCGGCGACGCTGCGGCTGCGCGACGAGGACGGCTGGCTGCCGGCCGCGCTGCTCCCGGTCTATCCCGTCCAGCACGTGCAGCTGCCCGATCCCTCGCCCGAGCTGCGGGACCGGCTGACCGAGGTCCCGCCGATGCTCATGTTCACGCCCGAGGCAACCGCCGGGATCAACAGCAACTACCTCGGTGGCCCCCCGGAGCTGGCGGACGGCTACGCGTTCCCGGCCCTGGCGGACCTCACCGGCCTGTGCCCCGTCGTGCTGGTCAACGCCGAGTACGACGACCTGCGCTCCTCCGGCGAGGCCTTCACCCAGCAGCTGGAGGATGCCGGGGTCGCCGTGCACCAGCACCTCGCGACCGGCATGCTCCACGGCTTCCTCAACCTGTCGGCGCGGCTGGAGCCCGTCGACCAGGTCCTCGACCTGATGGCCGCGACCGTGGCCGACCCCCTCTCACCCGTCACCACCTCCTAG
- a CDS encoding LysR family transcriptional regulator, producing the protein MRERLRDVDANLLLSLHALLEEKNLTHAGERMTMSQPAMSGALTRLRKHFDDELLVRVGRGFELTPLAERLRAEVADAIEAAEALLGNQRDFDPASSTRRFTVSMSEYAMTVLAEPLTRLLAEQAPGCSVALDAVNVSPDQFETQLMRRDLIIGPIGFDFPGRKQPVFTDHLVCVVARGNPRLVDGALTLDDLQQMPHAVAEFGAAGERRRPLEVELERRGIVDRAVLVQVTSLLTLPFAVSGTEMCAFVPARLARRCLDVLDLEIAATDLTAVQITEAAHWHLRRENEPAVVWLRRLLYDVAVSVEDELATS; encoded by the coding sequence GTGAGGGAACGGCTGCGGGACGTCGACGCCAACCTGCTGCTGTCACTGCACGCACTGCTGGAGGAGAAGAACCTCACCCACGCCGGCGAGCGGATGACGATGAGCCAGCCGGCGATGAGCGGGGCGCTGACCCGGCTGCGCAAGCACTTCGACGACGAGCTGCTCGTGCGCGTGGGCCGGGGCTTCGAGCTGACGCCGCTCGCGGAGCGACTGCGGGCCGAGGTGGCCGACGCGATCGAGGCCGCGGAGGCGCTGCTCGGCAACCAGCGCGACTTCGACCCGGCGTCGAGCACCAGGCGCTTCACGGTGAGCATGTCGGAGTACGCCATGACCGTCCTCGCCGAGCCGCTCACCCGGCTGCTGGCCGAGCAGGCGCCCGGCTGCTCCGTGGCGCTGGACGCGGTCAACGTCAGCCCCGACCAGTTCGAGACGCAGCTGATGCGTCGCGACCTGATCATCGGCCCGATCGGCTTCGACTTCCCGGGCCGCAAGCAGCCGGTCTTCACCGACCACCTCGTCTGCGTCGTGGCCCGCGGCAACCCGCGGCTGGTCGACGGGGCCCTGACGCTCGACGACCTGCAGCAGATGCCGCACGCGGTGGCGGAGTTCGGCGCTGCCGGCGAGCGCCGCCGCCCGCTGGAGGTGGAGCTGGAGCGGCGCGGGATCGTGGACCGCGCCGTGCTCGTCCAGGTGACCAGCCTGCTCACGCTGCCGTTCGCGGTCAGCGGCACCGAGATGTGCGCGTTCGTCCCGGCCCGGCTGGCCCGGCGCTGCCTGGACGTCCTCGACCTGGAGATCGCCGCCACCGACCTCACCGCCGTACAGATCACCGAGGCCGCGCACTGGCACCTGCGGCGCGAGAACGAGCCGGCGGTCGTGTGGCTGCGCCGGCTGCTCTACGACGTGGCCGTCTCGGTCGAGGACGAGCTCGCCACGTCCTGA
- a CDS encoding FAD-binding oxidoreductase codes for MSSPLPLVGPEDAGFEEARVDRIFNRRLATRQPAAVVRPTSEAEVVAAVRLARERGWQVAVRSGGHSWAQWSVRTDALVIDLGGLREISYDDATGIVSASPAVQGGAELSPYLEARGRFFPGGHCPTVGIGGFLLQGGQGWNCRGWGWAAEHVVAIDVVTAAGELVRASETENADLFWAARGSGPGFFGVVTRFHLRTMERPAYVGQTVQAYSLDDFDEVMTWLHETHASVADTVEIVALTKTDAELAPEPVLLVTGVALVSSAAEADAALAPFRTSPALDRALMVLDAVPTTIDEQRARQLVDNPEGHRWAVDNAWLSGPASQVVPAMRRAYCTLPNAKAFTIWFSMAPLRQLPDMAFSLQSEIYLASYVLWESPDDDAANQAWLASAMADLEPVTVGQYLGDSDLSRRQVRVMSDAAWSRLADVRAAWDPDEVFVGYLAGPHGATNRNHWE; via the coding sequence ATGAGCTCTCCCCTGCCGCTCGTCGGGCCGGAGGACGCGGGCTTCGAGGAGGCCCGGGTCGACCGGATCTTCAACCGGCGACTCGCCACCCGGCAGCCGGCGGCCGTGGTGCGGCCGACCTCCGAGGCGGAGGTGGTCGCGGCCGTGCGGCTGGCGCGCGAGCGCGGCTGGCAGGTCGCGGTCCGCTCCGGCGGGCACTCGTGGGCGCAGTGGTCCGTGCGGACCGACGCGCTCGTGATCGACCTGGGCGGGTTGCGCGAGATCTCGTACGACGACGCGACCGGCATCGTGTCGGCGTCCCCGGCCGTGCAGGGGGGCGCCGAGCTGTCGCCGTACCTCGAGGCGCGCGGGCGGTTCTTCCCCGGCGGTCACTGCCCCACCGTCGGCATCGGCGGCTTCCTGCTGCAGGGCGGCCAGGGCTGGAACTGCCGCGGCTGGGGCTGGGCGGCCGAGCACGTCGTCGCGATCGACGTGGTGACCGCCGCAGGTGAGCTGGTGCGGGCGTCGGAGACCGAGAACGCCGACCTCTTCTGGGCCGCGCGCGGCTCCGGGCCGGGCTTCTTCGGCGTCGTGACGCGCTTCCACCTGCGGACGATGGAGCGACCGGCGTACGTCGGCCAGACCGTGCAGGCGTACTCACTCGACGACTTCGACGAGGTGATGACCTGGCTGCACGAGACCCACGCGTCGGTCGCCGACACCGTCGAGATCGTGGCGCTGACCAAGACCGACGCCGAGCTGGCACCGGAGCCCGTGCTGCTGGTGACCGGCGTCGCGCTGGTCTCCTCGGCCGCCGAGGCGGACGCGGCGCTGGCGCCGTTCCGCACCTCCCCCGCGCTCGACCGCGCGCTGATGGTGCTCGACGCGGTCCCGACGACCATCGACGAGCAGCGCGCCCGCCAGCTCGTCGACAACCCCGAGGGGCACCGGTGGGCGGTCGACAACGCCTGGCTGTCAGGTCCTGCCTCACAGGTCGTCCCCGCGATGCGCCGGGCCTACTGCACGCTCCCCAACGCCAAGGCGTTCACCATCTGGTTCTCGATGGCGCCGCTGCGCCAGCTGCCGGACATGGCGTTCTCGCTGCAGTCGGAGATCTACCTGGCGTCGTACGTCCTGTGGGAGTCGCCCGACGACGACGCAGCGAACCAGGCGTGGCTCGCCTCGGCCATGGCCGACCTCGAGCCGGTGACCGTGGGGCAGTACCTCGGCGACTCCGACCTCTCCCGCCGCCAGGTGCGGGTCATGTCCGACGCCGCGTGGTCACGGCTCGCCGACGTGCGGGCCGCCTGGGACCCGGACGAGGTGTTCGTCGGCTACCTCGCCGGCCCCCACGGCGCCACCAACCGCAACCACTGGGAGTAG
- a CDS encoding ABC transporter permease subunit: protein MTSSEVESAGTGAAADAAAPVPTGHDVPRSVSVLVFLRDRGIFMLWGLLIVAFAFWCSPYFFTVDNALLIANAGALTALFAAGVGIGIMTGVLDLSLPGTAAIASCICGWLLTNDYPTWLALLAGLGAGVVVGLVNGFITLRGFNPIIVTIGTLSVLTGLAAVVAGGYTFPGLTQLEFMGTHRYLRLGDNGSTFPGIPAPVFIVVAVFVIGTIFLTRTRDGLRLMAVGANAEAVRRAGIPSTRYTVLGFVISGLLAAVGGLVNTANVTEANPAASPAIIFTALTAVALAGVSLTGGRGSLPRVLVGALILATIANGLTIRGIQPYWATVATGALLIFSLLFERMLQNGVSERLMSANLSVHAKQG, encoded by the coding sequence GTGACCAGCTCTGAAGTGGAGTCCGCAGGGACCGGAGCCGCGGCCGACGCCGCGGCCCCGGTCCCCACCGGGCACGACGTCCCCCGCTCGGTGTCGGTGCTCGTCTTCCTGCGCGACCGCGGCATCTTCATGCTGTGGGGGCTGCTGATCGTGGCCTTCGCGTTCTGGTGCTCGCCGTACTTCTTCACCGTCGACAACGCCCTGCTGATCGCGAACGCCGGCGCCCTCACGGCGCTGTTCGCGGCCGGCGTCGGCATCGGCATCATGACCGGCGTCCTGGACCTGTCCCTCCCGGGGACGGCCGCGATCGCGAGCTGCATCTGCGGCTGGCTGCTCACGAACGACTACCCCACCTGGCTCGCGCTGCTCGCGGGCCTGGGGGCGGGCGTCGTGGTCGGGCTGGTCAACGGCTTCATCACCCTGCGCGGGTTCAACCCGATCATCGTCACCATCGGCACGCTGTCGGTGCTCACCGGGCTCGCCGCGGTGGTCGCCGGGGGCTACACGTTCCCCGGCCTCACCCAGCTCGAGTTCATGGGCACCCACCGCTACCTGCGGCTCGGCGACAACGGGTCGACGTTCCCGGGCATCCCCGCCCCCGTCTTCATCGTGGTCGCAGTCTTCGTGATCGGGACGATCTTCCTCACCCGGACTCGCGACGGCCTGCGCCTGATGGCCGTCGGGGCGAACGCCGAGGCGGTCCGCCGCGCCGGCATCCCCAGCACCCGCTACACCGTGCTCGGGTTCGTCATCTCGGGTCTCCTGGCCGCGGTCGGCGGGCTCGTCAACACCGCCAACGTCACCGAGGCCAACCCGGCGGCCAGCCCGGCGATCATCTTCACGGCCCTCACGGCCGTGGCACTCGCCGGCGTCTCGCTCACCGGTGGCCGGGGCTCGCTGCCCCGCGTCCTCGTCGGTGCGCTGATCCTGGCCACCATCGCCAACGGCCTCACCATCCGCGGCATCCAGCCCTACTGGGCCACGGTTGCCACCGGCGCGCTGCTGATCTTCTCGCTCCTGTTCGAGCGGATGCTCCAGAACGGCGTCTCCGAGCGGCTGATGTCGGCCAACCTCTCCGTCCACGCGAAGCAGGGCTGA
- a CDS encoding CocE/NonD family hydrolase: MTVPAPRTRTAAVLVAIFSLVLVGLATVAGSQAQAADDGFTAGGSARQVYAVGLPPGAGVSLLDASGAVVKRQRANAQGGVLFRRIPAGQGYRVREDGTGHRSGPLTVHTNSPRQWNKKIYDQSIPTDGYGYLTTRDGTKLAYTVHPPTNPAGIAGTPLPAPPSQASPPYPTLIEYSGYGYANPESPTNGIAAVANAMGFAVVDIQMRGTGCSGGAFDFFEPLQAIDGYDIVETVARQPWVKGGKVGMFGISYGGISQLFTAALRPPHLAAISPLSTIDATATTLYPGGNLNTGFAVAWAHERQEQAQPAGTGAKGTQPYAEQRVADGDQVCTDNQALHGEAASLIGKIRKNSHYKPKVADPLDPVSFVHKINVPTFMACQFEDEQTGGHCPALVRHFTGTKKKWFTFTNGAHIDSLDPETMNRLYDFLSLYVADQAPNVNAAELRAVAPVIYQAAMGIPEDDPITLPADPVQQQPTYDAALAEFEKAPSVRVLFDNGAGTSPDGRQTAGDPYPGFEHSFTTLPVPGVKARSWYLGGGSALHTKAPARRHVVRYRSDPRLLPGTDFKGVTGTGGLWGNASQWSWDWKQRQHGTAASYVSAPLKKDVTTVGAGAVQVWVRSSTRDLDLQATISEVRKGKETFVQSGWMRGSERKLATGRNNLMKQRSSLLEPVPSMRRADVRPMPAGKFVKVVIPLYFQGHAYRSGSRIRVTISAPGGEQPIWSFAQARPRSGSSLVRIDSSRRHPSRLVLPVVPGLGTDTPAPPCPGLRNEPCRDYVRFTNR, encoded by the coding sequence ATGACCGTGCCCGCTCCGCGGACCCGCACCGCCGCCGTCCTGGTGGCGATCTTCTCGCTCGTGCTCGTCGGCCTGGCCACCGTGGCCGGGTCGCAGGCGCAGGCGGCCGACGACGGCTTCACCGCGGGCGGCAGCGCGCGCCAGGTGTACGCCGTGGGCCTCCCGCCCGGCGCCGGTGTGAGCCTGCTCGACGCGAGCGGGGCCGTCGTGAAGCGGCAGCGGGCCAACGCGCAGGGCGGCGTGCTCTTCCGCCGCATCCCCGCGGGTCAGGGCTACCGGGTGCGCGAGGACGGCACCGGCCACCGCTCCGGACCGCTGACCGTGCACACGAACAGCCCGCGGCAGTGGAACAAGAAGATCTACGACCAGTCGATCCCCACGGACGGCTACGGCTACCTCACGACGCGCGACGGTACGAAGCTCGCCTACACCGTCCACCCGCCGACGAACCCCGCCGGCATCGCGGGCACGCCGCTCCCGGCGCCCCCGTCGCAGGCCTCCCCGCCGTACCCGACGCTGATCGAGTACTCCGGCTACGGCTACGCCAACCCCGAGAGCCCGACCAACGGCATCGCCGCGGTCGCCAACGCGATGGGCTTCGCGGTCGTCGACATCCAGATGCGCGGCACCGGCTGCTCCGGCGGCGCCTTCGACTTCTTCGAGCCGCTGCAGGCGATCGACGGCTACGACATCGTCGAGACCGTCGCCCGCCAGCCGTGGGTCAAGGGCGGCAAGGTCGGCATGTTCGGGATCTCGTACGGCGGCATCAGCCAGCTCTTCACCGCCGCGCTGCGCCCGCCCCACCTCGCGGCGATCTCGCCGCTGTCGACCATCGACGCGACCGCGACCACGCTCTACCCCGGCGGCAACCTCAACACCGGCTTCGCCGTCGCCTGGGCGCACGAGCGCCAGGAGCAGGCCCAGCCGGCCGGCACGGGTGCGAAGGGCACCCAGCCGTACGCCGAGCAGCGGGTCGCCGACGGCGACCAGGTCTGCACCGACAACCAGGCGCTGCACGGCGAGGCCGCCAGCCTGATCGGCAAGATCCGGAAGAACAGCCACTACAAGCCGAAGGTCGCCGACCCGCTCGACCCGGTGTCGTTCGTGCACAAGATCAACGTGCCGACCTTCATGGCCTGCCAGTTCGAGGACGAGCAGACCGGCGGCCACTGCCCGGCGCTGGTGCGCCACTTCACCGGCACCAAGAAGAAGTGGTTCACCTTCACCAACGGGGCGCACATCGACTCGCTCGACCCCGAGACGATGAACCGGCTCTACGACTTCCTGTCGCTCTACGTCGCCGACCAGGCGCCGAACGTGAACGCCGCCGAGCTGCGCGCCGTCGCCCCGGTGATCTACCAGGCCGCCATGGGCATCCCCGAGGACGACCCGATCACACTTCCGGCCGACCCGGTGCAGCAGCAGCCGACGTACGACGCCGCACTCGCCGAGTTCGAGAAGGCGCCGTCGGTCCGGGTGCTGTTCGACAACGGCGCCGGCACGTCGCCGGACGGGCGCCAGACGGCCGGCGACCCGTACCCCGGCTTCGAGCACTCCTTCACCACGCTGCCCGTGCCGGGCGTCAAGGCCCGGTCGTGGTACCTCGGCGGCGGCAGCGCGCTGCACACGAAGGCCCCCGCCCGTCGTCACGTGGTCCGCTACCGCTCCGACCCCCGTCTGCTGCCCGGCACCGATTTCAAGGGCGTCACCGGCACCGGCGGGCTCTGGGGCAACGCCTCGCAGTGGAGCTGGGACTGGAAGCAGCGCCAGCACGGCACCGCCGCGTCGTACGTCTCCGCGCCGCTGAAGAAGGACGTCACCACGGTCGGCGCCGGTGCGGTCCAGGTCTGGGTGCGCTCGTCGACCCGCGACCTCGACCTGCAGGCCACGATCAGCGAGGTCCGGAAGGGCAAGGAGACCTTCGTGCAGAGCGGGTGGATGCGCGGCAGCGAGCGCAAGCTCGCGACCGGGCGGAACAACCTGATGAAGCAGCGCTCGTCGCTGCTCGAGCCGGTCCCGTCGATGCGGCGTGCCGACGTGCGCCCGATGCCGGCCGGGAAGTTCGTGAAGGTGGTCATCCCGCTGTACTTCCAGGGGCACGCCTACCGCTCCGGCTCGCGGATCCGCGTCACGATCTCCGCCCCCGGCGGCGAGCAGCCGATCTGGTCGTTCGCCCAGGCCCGCCCGCGCTCGGGGTCGTCCCTCGTGCGGATCGACTCCTCGCGCCGGCACCCGTCGCGGCTGGTGCTCCCGGTCGTCCCCGGCCTCGGCACCGACACCCCCGCGCCGCCGTGCCCGGGGCTGCGCAACGAGCCGTGCCGGGACTACGTGCGGTTCACCAACCGCTGA